A portion of the Nitrospira defluvii genome contains these proteins:
- a CDS encoding 2Fe-2S iron-sulfur cluster-binding protein, giving the protein MGGTNPYIEKADVELPSKRYTVTFIFPDKSEKKVEVLPDKIPYGPTGLPGSILDIAMGNDIDLEHVCGGVCACSTCHVMVKKGLETCNEGTDDEFDQLDEAPVTTLQSRLGCQCVPNGSMDVIVEIPAINKNLAKEGH; this is encoded by the coding sequence ATGGGTGGAACCAATCCCTACATCGAAAAAGCCGATGTCGAATTGCCGTCGAAACGTTATACCGTGACCTTTATTTTTCCGGACAAGAGCGAAAAGAAGGTGGAAGTGCTCCCGGACAAGATTCCCTACGGACCGACAGGACTGCCGGGTAGCATTCTGGATATCGCCATGGGGAACGACATCGATCTTGAGCATGTGTGCGGGGGGGTCTGCGCCTGCTCCACCTGTCATGTCATGGTGAAGAAGGGTCTAGAGACCTGCAATGAGGGCACGGACGATGAGTTCGATCAATTAGACGAAGCCCCCGTCACGACGCTGCAATCGCGCCTGGGCTGTCAGTGTGTCCCGAACGGATCGATGGATGTGATTGTGGAAATTCCCGCCATCAATAAGAATCTGGCGAAAGAAGGCCACTGA